Proteins co-encoded in one Bradyrhizobium sp. 170 genomic window:
- the gatC gene encoding Asp-tRNA(Asn)/Glu-tRNA(Gln) amidotransferase subunit GatC, which produces MSVDAATVRRIAQLARIAVTDAEVPHLQGELNAMLAFVEQLSEVNVDGVEPMTSVTPMEMKKRADVVNDGEIPDDIVGNAPETQNHFFLVPKVIE; this is translated from the coding sequence ATGTCCGTTGATGCCGCCACCGTCCGCCGCATCGCGCAACTCGCGCGAATTGCGGTCACCGACGCCGAGGTTCCCCATCTGCAGGGCGAGCTGAACGCCATGCTGGCTTTCGTGGAGCAGCTTTCGGAAGTGAACGTCGACGGCGTCGAACCGATGACCTCGGTGACCCCGATGGAAATGAAGAAGCGGGCCGACGTGGTCAATGACGGCGAGATTCCCGACGACATCGTCGGGAATGCGCCGGAAACGCAAAACCATTTCTTCCTTGTGCCGAAGGTGATCGAGTAA